From Camelus bactrianus isolate YW-2024 breed Bactrian camel chromosome 16, ASM4877302v1, whole genome shotgun sequence, the proteins below share one genomic window:
- the PRPSAP1 gene encoding phosphoribosyl pyrophosphate synthase-associated protein 1 isoform X2: MELLIMAYALKTACARNIIGVIPYFPYSKQSKMRKRGSIVCKLLASMLAKAGLTHIITMDLHQKEIQGFFSFPVDNLRASPFLLQYIQEEIPNYRNAVIVAKSPDAAKRAQSYAERLRLGLAVIHGEAQCAEMDMDDGRHSPPMVKNATVHPGLELPLMMAKEKPPITVVGDVGGRIAIIVDDIIDDVESFVAAAEILKERGAYKIYVMATHGILSAEAPRLIEESSIDEVVVTNTVPHEVQKLQCPKIKTVDISLILSEAIRRIHNGESMAYLFRNITVDD, encoded by the exons ATGGAGTTACTGATCATGGCCTACGCGCTGAAGACAGCCTGTGCCCGGAATATCATTGGCGTCATCCCCTACTTCCCCTACAGCAAGCAGAGCAAGATGCGGAAGAGAGGCTCCATCGTGTGCAAGCTCCTGGCGTCTATGCTGGCGAAAGCGG gttTAACTCACATTATCACTATGGATCTGCATCAAAAGGAAATACAAGGCTTTTTCAGCTTTCCCGTGGACAACCTTAGAGCCTCACCTTTCCTGCTTCAGTATATCCAGGAAGAA ATTCCAAATTACAGAAATGCAGTCATCGTAGCTAAGTCTCCTGATGCTGCAAAAAG GGCCCAGTCGTACGCGGAGAGGCTGCGTCTGGGTTTGGCTGTGATCCACGGGGAAGCCCAGTGCGCAGAGATGGACATGGACGACGGCCGTCACTCTCCCCCAATGGTCAAAAACGCCACTGTCCACCCTGGGCTGGAACTGCCGT TGATGATGGCCAAAGAGAAGCCGCCAATCACGGTGGTCGGAGATGTCGGTGGGCGCATCGCAATCATAGTG GATGACATCATTGATGATGTGGAAAGTTTCGTTGCCGCCGCGGAGATCCTGAAAGAGAGAGGCGCTTACAAGATCTACGTCATGGCCACTCATGGCATCCTGTCTGCGGAGGCCCCCCGTCTGATCGAGGAGTCCTCCATCGACGAG GTGGTGGTGACAAATACTGTCCCTCACGAGGTGCAGAAGCTGCAGTGTCCCAAGATAAAGACTGTGGACATCAGTCTGATTCTTTCTGAAGCCATTCGGAGAATCCACAATGGAGAGTCCATGGCGTACCTTTTCCGCAACATCACCGTGGATGACTAG
- the PRPSAP1 gene encoding phosphoribosyl pyrophosphate synthase-associated protein 1 isoform X1 encodes MPKKLLLLPPLSVSSAFRAPRACPAARPAMNAARTGYRVFSANSTAACTELAKRITERLGAELGKSVVYQETNGETRVEIKESVRGQDIFIIQTIPRDVNTAVMELLIMAYALKTACARNIIGVIPYFPYSKQSKMRKRGSIVCKLLASMLAKAGLTHIITMDLHQKEIQGFFSFPVDNLRASPFLLQYIQEEIPNYRNAVIVAKSPDAAKRAQSYAERLRLGLAVIHGEAQCAEMDMDDGRHSPPMVKNATVHPGLELPLMMAKEKPPITVVGDVGGRIAIIVDDIIDDVESFVAAAEILKERGAYKIYVMATHGILSAEAPRLIEESSIDEVVVTNTVPHEVQKLQCPKIKTVDISLILSEAIRRIHNGESMAYLFRNITVDD; translated from the exons ATGCCCAAGAAGCTGCTACTGCTGCCCCCGCTCTCCGTGTCCTCCGCTTTCCGCGCCCCGCGAGCCTGCCCCGCCGCCCGCCCGGCCATGAACGCCGCCCGCACCGGCTACCGAGTCTTCTCGGCCAACTCCACGGCCGCCTGCACCGAGCTGGCCAAACGCATCACCGA GCGTCTTGGTGCTGAATTGGGGAAGTCTGTGGTTTATCAAGAGACCAATGGAG aaacaaGAGTTGAAATAAAAGAATCAGTTCGTGGCCAAGATATTTTCATTATACAGACAATACCCAG AGACGTGAACACGGCCGTGATGGAGTTACTGATCATGGCCTACGCGCTGAAGACAGCCTGTGCCCGGAATATCATTGGCGTCATCCCCTACTTCCCCTACAGCAAGCAGAGCAAGATGCGGAAGAGAGGCTCCATCGTGTGCAAGCTCCTGGCGTCTATGCTGGCGAAAGCGG gttTAACTCACATTATCACTATGGATCTGCATCAAAAGGAAATACAAGGCTTTTTCAGCTTTCCCGTGGACAACCTTAGAGCCTCACCTTTCCTGCTTCAGTATATCCAGGAAGAA ATTCCAAATTACAGAAATGCAGTCATCGTAGCTAAGTCTCCTGATGCTGCAAAAAG GGCCCAGTCGTACGCGGAGAGGCTGCGTCTGGGTTTGGCTGTGATCCACGGGGAAGCCCAGTGCGCAGAGATGGACATGGACGACGGCCGTCACTCTCCCCCAATGGTCAAAAACGCCACTGTCCACCCTGGGCTGGAACTGCCGT TGATGATGGCCAAAGAGAAGCCGCCAATCACGGTGGTCGGAGATGTCGGTGGGCGCATCGCAATCATAGTG GATGACATCATTGATGATGTGGAAAGTTTCGTTGCCGCCGCGGAGATCCTGAAAGAGAGAGGCGCTTACAAGATCTACGTCATGGCCACTCATGGCATCCTGTCTGCGGAGGCCCCCCGTCTGATCGAGGAGTCCTCCATCGACGAG GTGGTGGTGACAAATACTGTCCCTCACGAGGTGCAGAAGCTGCAGTGTCCCAAGATAAAGACTGTGGACATCAGTCTGATTCTTTCTGAAGCCATTCGGAGAATCCACAATGGAGAGTCCATGGCGTACCTTTTCCGCAACATCACCGTGGATGACTAG